The Phormidium yuhuli AB48 DNA window CTATGTTTCAGGCAACGCGCCGGCGACTGGTGTTGTGGTACACCAGTATCACCGCCCTGTTATTGCTCCTGTTTGCCACAACGGTCTACTTATATGTACGCAGTACCCTAATCGATCGCGTCGATGATACCCTGAAGCATTCCCTAGAAGTGGTAGAGCGATCGCTCACCATCGACGAACAGCCGCAAGCGAACGGCATTCCCCAACTGCGTCTAAATCTAGAGGCCAGTTTTGGCGAGAATGCCGATAGCCTAGAAGAAGATCGCATTGATATCGAATGGTTTAGCCCCACCGGAGAACTGCTCTGGTCAACCCTCAGAGAACCCCTCAACGTTCCCATCACCGCCACTCGGACTCCCCAAACCGTCTATTTACAAGACGCCAACGCCCCTGATCGTCGCCCCATCCTCAGACAAATTGCCCAGCGCATTAGCCGCGATCGCCAAGTCGTGGGGTACTTACGAGTCAGTCATCCCTGGTTTGAAATTGCCCGCCCCAGTCGTGATTTAGCCTTAGACTTGGGGTTTGGCATTACCGTTATGATTGCCTCGGTGGCGGCCATGGGTTGGTGGCTGTCTGGCTTAGCCATGAAGCCGGTGAGAGAGTCCTATCAGTATCTCAAACAGTTTACCGCCGATGCCTCCCATGAGCTACGCAGCCCCATCGCCAGCATTCAAACCCAAGTTCAAGTGGCCCTAGCA harbors:
- a CDS encoding sensor histidine kinase, which translates into the protein MFQATRRRLVLWYTSITALLLLLFATTVYLYVRSTLIDRVDDTLKHSLEVVERSLTIDEQPQANGIPQLRLNLEASFGENADSLEEDRIDIEWFSPTGELLWSTLREPLNVPITATRTPQTVYLQDANAPDRRPILRQIAQRISRDRQVVGYLRVSHPWFEIARPSRDLALDLGFGITVMIASVAAMGWWLSGLAMKPVRESYQYLKQFTADASHELRSPIASIQTQVQVALADPDLRDNASSRTLENIERLTRRLGRLVDDLLFLTRQDSGMVPWDPQPVPLDALLLEVVEEQLAIATSHSIDLEFRILDPELSPPKSGGEGPNADDPFSVLGDWDQLFRLFLNLLGNALRYTPDGGAVQVTLGYHLPTRSQKASKVPGTLQVHISDTGIGIPPEALPHVFERFYRVDPARRQDSGPLSGSGLGLAIAQTIVQRHGGEIHLDSCLDQGTTVEIILPGHPLS